Genomic window (Dictyoglomus thermophilum H-6-12):
GATTCACATTCCTTTAGCTCATGTAGAGGCAGGACTTAGGAGTTTTAATAAAAAGATGCCAGAAGAGATAAATAGAATTGTGGCTGATCATTTATCAGACATCTTATTCTGTCCTACAGAGACTGCTGTAGAGAATCTTAAAAGGGAAGGTATAGAGAAAGGTGTATATTTAGTAGGAGATGTAATGTTCGATGCTCTTATGCATTTTTCTAAATTGGCAAAAGAAAAAAGTAAAATTTTAGAGAAGCTTTCTCTTAATCCTAAGGATTATTATTTGATTACTGTTCACAGAGCAGAGAATACTGATAATCCTGAAAGGTTGAAGAATATTTTTTCTGCTATTTCAGAATTAGATAAGGAAGTAATTTTCCCGATACATCCTAGAACTAAAAATAGATTAAAAGAGCTTGGTTTGGAAGGTTATTTAAGGGGAAGGGTAAGAATAATAGATCCAGTTGGGTACTTAGATATGATAGAGCTTGAGAAAAATGCTTTGGCAATTTTAACAGACTCTGGAGGAGTACAAAAGGAGGCTTTTTGGCTTAGAGTACCTTGTATTACTTTGAGAGAAGAAACTGAATGGGTAGAAACTTTAAAATACGGGTGGAATATATTAGTAGGTTCAAATAAAGAAAGAATATTAGAGGCTATAAAGAATATAAAAAATGGAAAAGAAATAAGCTTTGAGAATGACTACGCATCACCTAAGATGAGAGAAGTTTTAATAAAGGAATTAGAGAGGAGAAGGGAGGATGATAGATGAGTTTTGAAAAAATTTCCGTTGTAGGACTCGGATATGTAGGACTTCCTTTAGCTTTGGAATTTGCAAAAGCTGGACTTATAGTTTATGGAATTGAGCAGAATCCTAAAAAGGTTGAAATGGTTAATAAAGGAATTTCATATATCGATGATGTAAAAAGTGAGGAACTTTCAGAAGTAGTAAATAAGGGTGTTCTCAAAGCTTTTGTAGATTTTGGGTCGGTAAAAGATTCTGATGCAGTAATAATTTGTGTTCCTACTCCTTTGGGGGCTCACAAGGAGCCTGATATATCATACATTGTAAATGTTACTAATGAGATTTCTAAGTTTTTAAAGAAAGGACAATTGATAGTATTAGAAAGTACCACTTATCCTGGAACTACCGAAGAGGTAGTTCTTCCAATTTTGGAGAAAAGTGGACTTAAAGGAGGAGAAGACTTTTATCTTGCCTTCTCTCCCGAGAGGGTAGATCCTGGAAATAAAAAGTTTACTACAAAAGATATTCCAAAGGTTGTAGGAGGAATAAATGAAGTTTCTACAGAAAAGGCAGCAGAGCTTTATTCTCTTATTGTTCCGCAAGTTCATAAAGTTTCTTCTCCAAAGGTTGCCGAAATGGAAAAACTTTTGGAAAATATCTTTCGTCTTGTAAATATCTCCTTTATAAATGAACTTGCTATTTTATGTGGAAAAATGGGTATAGATGTATGGGAAGTAATTGAAGCTGCATCTACAAAGCCATATGGATTTATGCCTTTTTATCCTGGGCCAGGCTTGGGAGGACACTGTTTATTAGGAAAAGAAAAAATCTTGGTTAAAAATTCTAAGATATCGAATGTTTATTCGTTGGAAGAGCTTTTTAAGTTAGAGAGCAAAGAAAATAAAGTATATAAGATAGGTGATTTAGAAGTTTTAAAAACCAATGATCTTTTTGTTAATAGTTTAAATGATAGTAATCTAAGTTCTTCTTGGATGCCTGTTTCTTATCTTTTTAAAAGGAAATATAAGGGTGATCTTGTAAAGATAATTACCGAAGATAATAGGAAACTCATTGTAACTGAGAAGCATCCCATGCTACGTCTTGATAATGGAAGCGTTGAAGTAGTAGAGGCAAGAGATTTAAAAGTAGGAGATTTATTACCTCTGTTTAAAGAGAATTTTGAGGAAAAGATAGAAATTAGAGAAGTTGTTGTTGATCTTATTAAGGAACTAAGTGAAGAGTGGGAGAATAGGGTTAGGGTGAAGATAATAAATGGCTCGTGGGTAAA
Coding sequences:
- the wecB gene encoding non-hydrolyzing UDP-N-acetylglucosamine 2-epimerase; its protein translation is MKVVSIVGARPQFIKLAPFSAELRKNGIKEVILHTGQHYDENMSELFFKELEIPEPDYNLGIGSGSHGEQTGRMLIGIEEVLVKEKPDVVIVYGDTNSTLAGALASAKIHIPLAHVEAGLRSFNKKMPEEINRIVADHLSDILFCPTETAVENLKREGIEKGVYLVGDVMFDALMHFSKLAKEKSKILEKLSLNPKDYYLITVHRAENTDNPERLKNIFSAISELDKEVIFPIHPRTKNRLKELGLEGYLRGRVRIIDPVGYLDMIELEKNALAILTDSGGVQKEAFWLRVPCITLREETEWVETLKYGWNILVGSNKERILEAIKNIKNGKEISFENDYASPKMREVLIKELERRREDDR